TGTAGTCGCTGACGATGGCCGCCACGTCTTTGACGAGCGCGGCGCGCTCCTGCGCGGTGTCCACGTCGCTCCGCACGATGCGCTGAAGGTGGACCGCGGCCCCCGTGGCGCGCGCGATGCGCAGGGCGAGTTCGAGGCCCAAGTGCGCGTGCGTGCCGCCTCCCCACGGCACCAGGATCGTGCGGACGGTGCCCAGCCCCCGGTCGCGGAGGATAGCGAGGTCGGTGGGCGTGTCCAGGATGACGCGCTTCACGGGCGAGTCGCTGCTGCCGAGCGAGAAGCCGCCGCGCCACCCCATCAGCAACAGGTCGGCCTGCCGCCCCGGCACCTCGGCCACAAGGCCGCCGAACACGTCGTGGGCCACGTCGGTGAGCGTCTCCACAGAGGTTGCTCCGAGCGCGTCGCCGTGCCCGCCGTGCGCATTGCGCTGGGCCTCGGCGGCGAGGCGTTCGAGGGTAGCCTCGATGGCGGGGCGCTCGCGCACGAAGCGGTCGCGCGCCGTCGAGAGCGGCGTCTGGATCGGCACGCGGACCATGTGCAGCCCCACGACCTCGCCGCCCGCCTCAGCTCCGGTGGCCACGTAGCGGCCGAGCCGGAGCAGATCGGCCCCGTGCGCGGGGTTCGCCACGGCGACGAGCACCCGGCGCGGGTCGCTCGCGTCGATGCGCTCGCGGACCGGAGCGACGGCCTCGGCCTCGTCGGCATAGACCGGCGCCTTGTCAAAGAACATCGCCCAGCCGCGCTCGGCGAAGCGGGCCTTGAGGTTAGCGACGGCGTGCTCAATCTCGACACGGTTGCGGCCCCAGACGACGTACCACCCGAGGCTGAGCACGATCAGCCCGAGGAGCGCAAACTGCGCGAAGGTCCCCGAATAGCCGATGATGGCGAGGCATGCCAGCGCCGCGAAGACCTGCACGAACGGCGTACCGGGGACGCGGTATGACGGACGGTACCATTCCGGCCGCGCCGCGCGCAGCACCGCGCAGCCGAGGTTGAGGGCGGCGTAGCTGTAGAGTTGCAGCACGCTGGCCGTCTTGGCGAGCGTCTCCAGGTCCTCGATCAGAAGCAGCGCGAGCGTGAGCACGCCCGTGATGAGGATGGCGCGGTAGGGCGTGAGGCGCGTCGGATGGATCGCAGCGAGCCAGTTGGGGACCATCCGGTCGCGCGCCATCGCAAGGTTGATGCGCGACGCCGCGAAGATGCTTGCGTTGGCCGACGAGAGCGTAGCCAGCAACCCGGCGAAGATCACGATGCCCGCGCCGACGGGCCCGAGCAGGCTGCGGGCGGCCTCGGTCAGCGGGTCTTTCACCTCGGCGATCACATCCTGCGGGAAGAGGCCCGCGATCACAAGCACGATCACGCCGTAGAGGATCGTCACCAGGATGACCGAGCCGATGAGCGTGCGCGGCAGGTTCTTGGCCGGGTCTTTGATTTCCTCAGCGACAGCCGCAATCTTGACAAAGCCGAGGAAGGAGACGAACACGAGCGCGGTCGTCGCGGCGATGGGCGCGGTACCGAAGGGGAAGAACGGCGCGTAGTTGTCGGCCTCGATCTGGAACGCGGCGAGCGCGCTGAAGCCGCCGAGGATGACGAGCAGGATGAGCACGATCACCACCTGCACCCGCCCCGACTCCTTCGCCCCGACGATGTTGAGCGCCACGAGGAGTAGCCCACCCCCGAGCGCGCCCCAGAACGGCGTCAGCGGGGTGAACTGCGCCAGGTACTCCCCAAGCCCGAACAGGTAGAACGCGATGGCGAACGTCAGGCTCAGCCAGATCCCGATGCCTGACACGGCCCCGAAGGCGGGGCCAAGCGCACGTGACACAAAGTAGTAGTCGCCTCCCGACGTCGGCATGCCCGTCGCGAGCTCGGCCGTGCTCGCCGCCGTGATGACGCAGACGACGCCCGCCGCGAGGTAGGCAAACAGGGCCGCCGGGCCGGTCATCGCCACGGCGACGCCCGAGAGGAGGAAGATGCCCGCCCCGATCATCGTCCCGACGCCGATGGTGAGCGCGTCCCAGAAGCCCAGTTGGCGGAGGAGGGCGTCGTTCTTCTTCACAGCAGTCGCGGGTGGTGGGGCGAGGCGGAAGGTGCGGCCTCAGAGGTGGGAAGCGGAAAATACCTCGGCCTCTCCCCTGTCGGCGCGCGCTCAGCAGGCGAAATTCCCGTCGCAGACGATGTCGAGGAGAACGAAGAGCCCG
Above is a window of Bacteroidota bacterium DNA encoding:
- a CDS encoding amino acid permease, producing the protein MKKNDALLRQLGFWDALTIGVGTMIGAGIFLLSGVAVAMTGPAALFAYLAAGVVCVITAASTAELATGMPTSGGDYYFVSRALGPAFGAVSGIGIWLSLTFAIAFYLFGLGEYLAQFTPLTPFWGALGGGLLLVALNIVGAKESGRVQVVIVLILLVILGGFSALAAFQIEADNYAPFFPFGTAPIAATTALVFVSFLGFVKIAAVAEEIKDPAKNLPRTLIGSVILVTILYGVIVLVIAGLFPQDVIAEVKDPLTEAARSLLGPVGAGIVIFAGLLATLSSANASIFAASRINLAMARDRMVPNWLAAIHPTRLTPYRAILITGVLTLALLLIEDLETLAKTASVLQLYSYAALNLGCAVLRAARPEWYRPSYRVPGTPFVQVFAALACLAIIGYSGTFAQFALLGLIVLSLGWYVVWGRNRVEIEHAVANLKARFAERGWAMFFDKAPVYADEAEAVAPVRERIDASDPRRVLVAVANPAHGADLLRLGRYVATGAEAGGEVVGLHMVRVPIQTPLSTARDRFVRERPAIEATLERLAAEAQRNAHGGHGDALGATSVETLTDVAHDVFGGLVAEVPGRQADLLLMGWRGGFSLGSSDSPVKRVILDTPTDLAILRDRGLGTVRTILVPWGGGTHAHLGLELALRIARATGAAVHLQRIVRSDVDTAQERAALVKDVAAIVSDY